From the candidate division KSB1 bacterium genome, one window contains:
- a CDS encoding response regulator — MNDSNGKIRILVADDDPDILGYFRAIIKDPRYELYLVPNGARAIEEAENHKIDIAFLDIKMPEMGGIEALVRWKKLQPKTQIVMISSYSDGNLVREAIEKGAYTYLFKPLNKLDIFSVTVKSLKNTGMDDVFSVR, encoded by the coding sequence ATGAACGATTCAAATGGTAAAATCCGTATTTTAGTTGCAGATGATGACCCGGATATTTTGGGTTATTTCCGTGCCATAATTAAAGATCCGCGCTATGAACTTTATTTGGTTCCAAACGGCGCACGTGCGATCGAAGAAGCAGAAAACCATAAAATCGACATCGCGTTTTTGGATATAAAAATGCCGGAGATGGGTGGAATAGAAGCTCTGGTACGTTGGAAGAAACTCCAGCCAAAAACACAAATTGTTATGATCTCCTCTTACAGTGATGGGAACTTGGTTCGTGAAGCAATCGAAAAAGGCGCCTATACCTACCTGTTTAAACCGCTAAACAAATTGGATATCTTTTCTGTGACGGTGAAGAGTCTTAAAAATACCGGTATGGATGACGTCTTTTCTGTTAGGTAA